A genomic region of Magnolia sinica isolate HGM2019 chromosome 6, MsV1, whole genome shotgun sequence contains the following coding sequences:
- the LOC131250065 gene encoding protein PXR1-like, with protein MADKEESDSKKTSKEEKHKDEDSKNVKEEKKEKDEKKKKKKNKDEGGHEDKENGGKEEKKKKDKGKEGKEKSTDPATLKLKLKKLDAKMEDLAIKKAEILKLLKEAEQGAGKSTAVDG; from the coding sequence ATGGCAGACAAAGAGGAATCAGATAGTAAGAAAACTTCTAAGGAAGAGAAACACAAGGATGAAGATAGCAAGAAcgtgaaagaagaaaagaaagagaaagacgagaagaagaagaagaagaagaacaaagatgAAGGGGGTCACGAAGATAAAGAAAATGGaggcaaggaagagaagaaaaaaaaggataaagGCAAAGAGGGTAAAGAGAAATCGACTGACCCAGCGACGCTAAAGCTCAAATTAAAGAAGCTTGACGCCAAGATGGAGGACTTGGCAATAAAGAAAGCAGAGATTCTGAAGTTGCTCAAGGAAGCCGAGCAAGGCGCTGGGAAATCAACAGCGGTTGACGGTTAG